The sequence below is a genomic window from Carassius auratus strain Wakin chromosome 42, ASM336829v1, whole genome shotgun sequence.
GTTGCTGTAAGAACGGAcgattaattatataatttgcgTTTTACTATATATTAGTGTTTGATGTTTAATCAAAACAGAGGAAACTCTTTCACTTACCACAGCATTTGACACCTGAAGCATTTCTTCAAAAAGTGAGTCTTCCTGTTTATGTCTACCGCTAGTGTCCACAATGATTATTTCAAAGTTTTCTGTCTTGAATTTTTCCACACCCTCTGCAGCTATGATCACTGGATCCATTTCTGTGTAACTGTTAATACACCAACATGAATTAATGATTAGGTTTGGTAAGCAGATTAAATACATTACAAGTGtggtatgttaaaaaaaaacttttattaccTCCCATAAAAGGGTATTCTGGCTTTTGTTGCATTTTGCTTGAGTTGGTCAAAGGCACcttcataaacaaacaaaacaatttgacTTTTTTCAGATGTGCAGAAAGTATAACTGTGCAAATACATGTAAAGATAGAGTCAGCATACCTGCTCTGAATGTGTCAGCACAAATCAAACATGTCTTCCATCCTTTTCTTTGGTAGTAGTATGCcaactaaaaaaaagaacaaggtcAACTTTTTCTAGCCCATCACATGGCAATCAGAAATAACAgcaatatatgtaataaaaagtGAGAAGTAAAAGATAAAAGTAAATAGAGACAATAAAGACAATAGTAACACAAGATACACGGCGTTAAAACAGAACTGATGGTAagctaataaatacattattaactgAATATAATGTATACAGGATTGCCTATAAAAGAGAGATTGTTGATACTTAGTTTTCTTCCTCCAAACGTTCTTGCTTTTATGATTAGCTGTATGAAAAGAGGTAATAACCTAAAATCTCAGTGACCCAAGATCTGCTCACCTTAGAACATNNNNNNNNNNNNNNNNNNNNNNNNNNNNNNNNNNNNNNNNNNNNNNNNNNNNNNNNNNNNNNNNNNNNNNNNNNNNNNNNNNNNNNNNNNNNNNNNNNNNAAAAACACTTAAGTGTTGTTGACTTGCATAATCGAACATTATTAGTAtagttgtttttaatgtatttgcataagAGAACAACAGATTAGGCTCCATTACAAACATTTACCTGGTCCCATTCATTGGTATGGTGTAATGTGATGGTTGTGTTATGTTTATGTAATGTTGCAGGTATTTTGAGATTTATGTCATACTGTTAATGAAAAGTTACATCAAAGACCTTTTGTGTACTGGGAGACTCAGAGATTTGAGAGGGGGAAGGGACAGTGAATGAATAGGTGGTCTGAAGGTGTGAAATGTTCCTCTCTTGTATCTCTCTCCTTTAAAGAGAGATACCAGCTCTAACATTATATGTAAGATAAGCTTGACTTGTGTCCTAGACATTAATCAgtgaatgaattaatatattaatttaataaagtattttatgcttTATACTCACTTGTATTGTGCATTACATTTGTTATAATACTTACAGATTGAGAAATGTCCGATGCTGTCTCGTGGCCAAACAACCTTGCTTGGAGGTGTGCTGAATGCATCTGTGGTTTCACACTCTAAAGGTAACATTAATGTAGCaagtattttttgttaatattatttactgaaatgtttctttctgaattgttatatgtatttttatttaattttttttggttgtgtTAAGCAGCCCCACTGCGTCAAACGTTACTGACTAGCACAAAAAGGTGGTGGAACAACCTCATGCTGCTGAAACAGCAAAAGAAGGTCATGGAGCAGAGTCAGCCTGACCTCCAGCCTCATCCCCTGCCCCAGCCCCAGCCAACTGCACCTGTGGAAGCAGAGTTGCAACACAATTTTCATTGGTAAGAATTGCTTTTTTGTAGCACTGAAGTATGAGCTCAGTTCAAATTCGAGGAAGTTCAGAAagtagaagaaaaaagaaaaagcagaatTCTATGAGATGCTTGGTTGAGACCTGCTAATTTTCACACCTCTTGTACAATGGGGGCAACTGTTGTCTGCTGATTGGTCGGTTTGAATATCTCAGCTTTGGTTTAAGTCACATGGTCAAGAATAAATGAAGATTGTAACCTGCCTGCTTTTCTCCCTTTCATCTCTGGGCTCTACTCTTGATTGTCCTCTTTGTCTCTAACTGAGCTCTGCTTTGTTGAAGGTCACTGAGCTAGACTCATGTCCCTCATGGCATCTCTCTCAATACTTCTCATGtgttaaagctcttttttttcctGCAAGTAAATGCCTGCATttacttaaaattgtaatattaacaCAAATAGTAATGCTTGCTATTATAACACATTCTGTCTTCTCACATTTTTAGTTTTACCAAATCAAGATTTACCGGGTCTCAGCATTGCTGCAGCAAAGCCAAATCTCAGTTTGGGCCAGGAGAACCTTCTCAGGCTGAAGACCAGCCCAGCGCAGCAGTGTCTAGTGCCTCTAGACCAAGCACTACAGTCTCTGTAAGTAATGGCATAATCTATATTGTACTCTATGAAAGACCGTTTCACGTTCCATTCTATacaatattaaactatttaaactatttttttaataacagaaaaccatatattaataacaaaaagttatatttttataaatagattTCATATAAATTACTATTCAAGAGTTATTGATGTTAAGATAGTGTTACTTTATTGAAAAAGgaggcattaaattgataaaaaaatctcagacacaaaagatttctattcaaCATCATGTTACAAacgattttctatttcaaataaatgctgttcttcaaaCTTAATTCTGAAAAATACCACCTGTCATATTATGGACTTTTGTATTTTCTCTCCTCATGTTCCTCAACCTAGTTTGTGTCTCCTCTTGATTATGTCATTCAGTTAATCTGTGTCTAGTTAATTTACTCATTTGTCCTCATTGGTCTGTCTACTTAAATTTTAGTCTGTTCAGTTTGTCTTGGTCTATGTGTTACTGCCTTCCTTTGTGTGGGttaattaaagattatttaccCTTGATCTCATCTTTGTGTGCTTTCCCCAACACCATAAGTGTGGCAACCACTGTAATGCAGTTTTATTATCAGCTATTTTCACGTTTTCAACTAATAATGAAGGTTTATGTTCaatagaatggtttctgaaggatcatgtaacactgaagactggagtaatgatgctgaaaattggtTCTTGCCACcgtataaataaattacatttcctatttttaaaactttaaattgtagtaatgttCCACAATTTAACTATCTTTTtagtttttaactgtattttttatcaaaatgcaaccttggtgagcagaataggTTCTTTTATAAACATTTGGGCCTCAAACTTTGCAAACTGTAGTGTATGATTTAATCTAGGACGACTAAGTTATTGTAATGTTCTATTTGCAAAATCTATATTTTACTTCATGATTGTACAGACACCAGATCCTACAGTTCCAACCCCTGTCCCCAGAGCCACTGCAGATGTGTCCAATCCCGCTCAGCCATGCAGGACCGTCTCTGTAAGTAATTTCATATTCTGTTGgtccaaaaatgtaattaaatcagcTTTTACCAGACACTTAATGGAGATGTAAAAAGGATTACATGCCATGAAAATTGAATATTACTTTTATAACCAGTAGTTCCTTAAAAACACAttcatgctgaaaaaaacaacaacaatcaaacTATTGTCATAATGTCAATTGAGTTTACATGATACTGATTTATTGATGATAAACAGTGTATAGATGTTAACATTCATGTGTCAGAATAAATAGATATTGGTTATAAAAGTCTCagaattcttttttatttcatattcaacaggatttcaggattattttgttcctttttttggaTGACTTCCGTGTATAATGTAAAGTTATCAGTTTCATTGTCGTAATAATCATTGTAATACCATGTAATACAATGATGATTTTATGTGAAAGTAATCAGGgatacaaataaaattcttaaagtgattaaaaagtaaaatgaacttactaaaacttaatgttttgccttttttttccATCACAGACTGCTCCTTCTGGGGCATTATTGCAAGGTCCATCTGTAGTTCAACTTCCTCGTTTGTGGTCTGAGACCATACACCAGAGGATCACAAGTGGATTGGCAAAGGCTTTTCAAAATTGGATCCAAAGGAAAGCCAGCACTTCGTGATGACCTCCAGCTCTGGTATTACCCCCCACAACCAGCACTTATTTACAATCAGGCTCCAGCTCCAGACAGATTCTTTTGTCATACTCTTCTGCTGTGGATGCCATACAAGCTGTGGAGGGTTAAGGTTCTCTGTCCCAATCCAGCCTGCGGACAACATCAGCTGACAGGAGGTGGTCTGCACAAAAGGGCACGGCAGGTTCTAGACATTGACAGAACATACAATATGGTCACAGAAACCCTTATCTGTACAAAGTGTAGAGCCTCGCATGTGTCCTGGAGTCAGACTGTCCTGCAACAGCTAGATCTGGGCCATCGCTCTGAGTTTCAGGTCATCCTCACGCGGAAGTAAGTACACTTTCATTCCTCATCCAGTTGTTAGCCATCATcacgtgtgtgtatgtatgcaaatactttacaattaaatagctaaaatatatgaatatgtggATTTTGCTTTTCCTAAGGTACGCCTGTGATATGCGGGTCATCAGGCTCTTGCGTGAGCGTGGCTTAGGCAATAGTCCCACTAGGGTGATAAAGCAGCTGCGTGAAAACCACAGCGAGCAGTGGCTCCATCGTCTGGCCGGTACACCACCCAATGTGTTGACTTCCTCAATCAACCCGGGGTGATGCCAGTAAATTTCCAGGAGCCCCCCAGAGCCTACGGTGGTGCCAAGCTGCAAGTGGTTGCTCACCGTTTACAGCCAAGACATTCTAACCAGGCTGGATGAAATCCATGCCAGAATAACATCCACCTATGGCTCTGTCTTGAAGATGGATTCTACTAAAAAGGTTAGTTGTGGATTTGTTCATTAATGGTGTTTATAATACCAGCATGGCACTGTATCTGTATTTTTCATGGTGTGAtgtttgatttatatttacaGCATGCTTCATATCATCTCTTATTACAGATCACCAAGAAGCTGGCTGGGACAGCGAGGGGAACGGGACTCTGGCTTACCTCTGTTGGCAACGAGTTTTGGTCAGGTGCTCATAAGTGTGCTGACAGCCCAGGAAGGAGCAGGACTTGACATGATGGTAGACGGTCTGGTGAAAAGATACCAGCAGGCTGGTGTAAATCCACCTTCTGTGTTGTACGTGGACTGTGGGTGCTGCAGTGAGGTGAGCGAGAGCAAGCTGAAAACCAGGTTTAGGGGCTGGCCAGATCTCATGATACGCTTGGACATCTGGCATTTTATGCGCAGGATTGCCTTGGGGGTGTACAACTGATGCCCATCAGTTGTACCCCATTTTCATGTCACGGCTATCAGCATGCATCTTTGAATGGGATGCAGCTGACGTCTCTATCCTTCGCAAAGCAAAGAGAGAGCTGTTGATGTCccagggttggcctgcgctgacAGATGAAGATGTAAACAAGCATCTGACCAGGGAGGAGCTGGCTCTACATTGCCGGAGGAGGACCCGTGGAGAGGAGACTACCATCCTTCTCCTTGAACAACTGCTTACAGAACTCCTGAGCAGCAAGGGAATGACTCTCTGGGGGTTCCCTCTCTTGGATCGAGAAAGGATGGAGCACATCTGGTGTGTCCAAAAGAAGCACATCAAGTGTATCCAAGACCCTCTTGGTGTTGCCCTCTATACTGAGACCGGGAGCCTAACCAAGGGAGGTGTGCTTCTGAAGACTTACAGATGTGCCAGAGGCTCCACTTCTCTTGAATCCTTTCATTTACACCTTAACCGTTTCATCCCAGGTATGTATTTGTCGAACACACACTTGCATGTGCAAAGAAAGAACATTtaagtgtctgtgtgtttaaCATTGCCTAAAAACTGTTGTCTGTTTAAAGGGACCAGTGCAAACAGTCCTGAACTTTCAGATTTATTTGTTGGAGGGTCTACACAGGTGGAACCAGGATCGGGAGGCAGCTTCCATGTCATCTGAGCCATCAGCTTTACGCAGCTACACAGGAGAACTTGTTCACTGTGTAAACAGCAATTATGAAAAGCTGTTTGGCAGGAAAGTGGTCCCCACGTTTTGTCCCCTGCACGTTACACcggtaaaataatttattattgttaattaactTGCAATTCCCGTGTAGTCTcagtcaatattttatttaagcctATACAGTGTACTTTGTATCTGTATTTTTGAACTATAAACTATCAACttgatcaactttttttttcttgaaacatgCCCTCTGTCATCTGATCGATATTTTCTTTCAAGTAAAAGGCCTTTCAGTATAATTGTACAAACGTCTACCTTAATCTCATAAATCACATGTCATTTTGCTGTGGAATCTTTTTATTAGAAAGTAGTTAATTTTAGAAAGAATAACttgattattattagtaatatttggTGACCATTTACTGTACTGAAGTTACTTTGGTTTACTTGATTAGAAAAGTCAAGTTACATGTAGTAATATTTGAGTAATTACATTTGAGTTACATTTGAGtaattgtatttgtatgtttctcagtcatcattgtattgtatttctttgttttgGCCCCACAGTTATAGGTTTatggccttttttttctttttctcctgtaCTATGATCTCCATGATCTCACACTATAACAATATATGAACAACTACAAAGGCCTTATGTATCAAATATGTTGCACAGCAATTATATTTAATTcctattcattgtttttattccAGGTGAGCTCATTGGAGTGCAGTATCTATTCCAGCAGACTGGTCAGGCACTGCAGGACATGAACCCAGACTCTGAAGAGACGGCAGAGCTCATCGAGGAACTTAATGTGGAGGAGCGAGATGAAGATGAGGGCTTCTGTGATGTCAGCGAGGATCACACAATTGCAGATCCCGAGGATGTTCTGTCACCTCCCTCCTCCACTCTGACACTGGGTTCTTCCACCGTGGTCACCAGCAGTGACACGGCTGTACTGGGTTCCACATCCCCTTCACTGGTCCCTGATCCTACACCTGCTCCTTCATCACCTGGACCCTCGGGGACTGCTGTGCCACCTTTTCCCTCTGAAACATCTGTTTCACCACTCTCCTCAGAGCCAGAGGATGCTGGTcaggatgatgatgacgatgaagagaCTGTAAGTGCCACTCCTctctatttctttcaaataaactatattaaattaaaataaggatTGATCAACATATACTTCTTGCTACTGCTTTATATCCAGACTTTGCTCAGATTTTAAACTAAAGTCATTAGTAGGCaacaaatcagttttatttagttAGTGCTTTGTACTATACAGATTGTGTTAAACAGCAACACATCAATGGAACTAGTTATGGAACTAGGCATTtaacaaatgtgattattatttgtGCTTGTTTTCTTAATAGGCTGTTGACTACCAAAATGTCCCGGGATACCAACATGTGGACAAGCTGGCCGAATATCTGGTGGAGCTCCGGGGTCACACAGCCCTTAGCCTGACCAATCAGGAAGCCAGCACCATAATTGAACTTTGGCAGAACCTGGCTGACCAGGACAAGCAACGGGTGGTGTATGCAGCTAGACACCAGAAGAGACTGCTGAGTGGACGCTTCAGAGTACCAAAGAGGCCCACTAAAACCCCAGGAGTAGAGAGCACCATCAGAAGTGTGCTGGGAGCAAGCAGCGCACCTGCTCAGTGGCCTGACTGTTGCCGTCTGGTGGAAACCATCTTCATCAGGCTTTGCAACACCCACCCAAGCCCCAAGAGAAAAGGCAAGGGAACGCTGTCGAGATGGTCTCTAATCCTCCAGGATTACAGGAGGATAAGGCAGCTTGTACTGGGCAACAGCTTGGTGATGGGAGGAACCTCAATGCAGCTGGTGGAGGTTAACCAGAATACCCTGATTCAGTGGTATAACAACAGACAGAAAAAGCAGGAACTGTCTGTGCTGATTCAGGGCATTCAGTTGCCTCAGCCCCTCCCTGAAGCTCAGGAACCTCTCCAGGCTGCCAAACGCCTACGGACTGAGCCAGAACAATCAGGGGAGCAGCACCAGTACAAGCTACCAGAGAGCACAGCAGGTCAGGCAAAACAGAGGCACACCTCTACTGGGCGACCTCCTCTCAGACCCAAGGCACCAACACAGACTACTATGTTGGTTACGCCATCAGCACCTGGAGCATCAGTGCAGATGGTACCCAATATACTTATACCTGCAGCACCAGGTTTCCCGGGTGTGCCAATGCTTCAGAGTGTGCCAATGTTCCAGGGCATGCCAATGGCTCAAAGACTGCCAATGGTCCAGGGCATGCAAATGGTCCAGGGCATGCCAATGGTCCAGAGGATGCCAATGGTTCAGGGAATGCCAATGGTTCAGGGAATCCCGATGGTCCAGGGAATGCCAGTGGTTCAGGGGATGCCACTGTTACATCCTACAGTTGTGCAGGGCACAAGTTCACAACCAGCTGCCAATCCCCAAACCATGCCTAAGAGACCCTACAAGAGAACTGTAGAGGCGAACACTTGCAAGAAATGCGGACATTTCAAAACCAGTGCAACAGGACATAGCCAGTACAGGGCAAAGTATACTGCCCACAGTCTGAAACTGTTACAAAAGAACAGTGGTTAGAGGAAATGCGGAGAACTGTTcccaaataatgtatatatttttatttattgtagtgtgtatatagttgtttaaatatagttcactatagttaatatttgtgttgaacattatttaatattttatttactgctttttaaaaacctatttaacttatttgtgtttgtatttaaaactgtatttactgttttatttacctttttaatttattgtttgaaaacttatttaattttatatttattactgttcagttaaaaaaaaaaatcattttatttcccttttgatttaaagttgttttaaaacttatttaaaatttaatttgtttaatatttattattgttctattggcataattgtaaaaataaaataataattggcaaAAGACTGATTTTTTGTAATTTGCACTTTAATATAACCatttcatcagtacactgaaaaaataaaacgtgtttacaaaaaataatttgcatttgtCATTTGTCACAGACATTTTCCAGCatatgaatattttcatttttaattagaaatgaCAGATTTGAATGTGTCGAATAAATGTAAGATCCTGAATGTAAGATGTAAAAATCCTTAATCAGAATAAATATCAATACAACTGCAATAATAATATGCTTAATCAGACTAAATTATGAATACAACAACtactaaataactaataataacaaaacacatttccatTCGTGTACTTACATTTTCATgacaaaaaatatcaaacaaagcacatatatacatttaattaacattgaaacattatttatttaaagcaattaacaatattacaaaaagttgtctttagctggattcgaacctgggtcgCGGGGAGCACCTGCAATAGGAAACAGTGTAATATAAATGCGCGAATTTACGCAAGAAGAAACCGGAAGATGTATCACTGCGCGCATGCTAAGGAAGATTGGGCTTTGAACGTCAAATTTCAccctttcttttcttcattttttctttctcttcttcccctTCTCCTTTTCTTCCTTCCCTCTTTTCTTCCCTTCTTCCCCGTCTTTGACGGACTATTGTTCCCCAGCTTGAGCGCTAGCTGACGAAGGATAGTCCgacataatttcagaaatgttgagcAATGTCGAACTGCGCAGCCAATCGCATCGAAGCGCTATGACATTTGGACCAATCGCGTCGAAGCGCCTTAACATTTCCAGCCAATCAAAAAGCGCAATTCATAACATTCTCTTGACATTCGTGACATTTGGCCAATCAGAGAGCAAGGGGATGCCGGCGGCACGTTTCCGCGTATCACCGCTAGGTGGAGGGGTCAGCGCTTCTAGTCAGGTGTCAATCAAGTTGCCGAAACGTGCCGAAGGTGTACGAAAGAATGACATCGTCCTCAGGAGGTGTGTCAAGGGTCAAAAAAGTTCATTACCGAAGTTCGTGACCTACGACGAGTATCATTGCCGCGGAGCTCAGCATCATTTTTACGGAGGACAGcgaaacttcattttaaaactaaatacgGCGATATTACCGACGACGACAACAGTTAAGAAATTATCatctaattgcaaaaaaaaatttgtattcaattttttattattagtgtaattttaactgttttaattgtTCTTTCAAAACTGTTTCATCAAAGTCAATAAAAATGTCTGGCAAACAACAAAAATCACATAAAGCTATGTCGGACGCTGAATGGATTTCGCGTTTAAAAAAGTTTGCCAGCACAGGAATGTGGCCAACAAATGAAGGTAACAGGCCTGCTCCTAGACAGAAAAAGTGGTACGAGATTTATCAAAGggtgagtgagtgtttgttaccTTTGCatgatagagagaaaaaaaaacacttaagtgtTTGTTGACTTGCATAATCGAACATTATTAGTATAgttgtttaatgtatttgcataagAGAACAACAGATTAGGCTCCATTACAAACATTTACCTGGTCCCATTCATTGGTATGGTGTAATGTGATGGTTGTGTTATGTTTATGTAATGTTGCAGGTATTTTGAGATTTATGTCATACTGTTAATGAAAAGTTACATCAAAGACCTTTTGTGTACTGGGAGACTCAGAGATTTGAGAGGGGGAAGGGACAGTGAATGAATAGGTGGTCTGAAGGTGTGAAATGTTCCTCTCTTGTATCTCTCTCCTTTAAAGAGAGATACCAGCTCTAACATTATATGTAAGATAAGCTTGACTTGTGTCCTAGACATTAATCAgtgaatgaattaatatattaatttaataaagtattttatgcttTATACTCACTTGTATTGTGCATTACATTTGTTATAATACTTACAGATTGAGAAATGTCCGATGCTGTCTCGTGGCCAAACAACCTTGCTTGGAGGTGTGCTGAAATGCATCTGTGGTTTTCACACTCTAAAGGTAACATTAATGTAGCaagtattttttgttaatattatttactgaaatgttttctttctgaattgttatatgtattttttattaattttttttggttgtgtTAAGCAGCCCACTGCGTCAAACGTTACTGGACTAGCACAAAAGGTGGTGGAACAACCTCATGCTGCTGAAACAGCAAAGAAGGTCATGGAGCAGAGTCAGCCTGACCTCCAGCCTCATCCCCTGCCCCAGCCCCAGCCAACTGCACCTGTGGAAGCAAGAGTTGCAACACAATTTTCATTGGTAAGAATTGCTTTTTTGTAGCACTGAAGTATGAGCTCAGTTCAAATTCGAGGAAGTTCAGaaagtaagaagaaaaaaagaaaaagcaagaatTCTATGAGATGCTGGTTGAGACCTGCTAATTTTCACACCTCTTGTACAATGGGGGCAACTGTTGTCTGCTGATTGGTCGGTTTGAATATCTCAGCTTTGGTTTAAGTCACATGGTCAAGAATAAATGAAGATTGTAACCTGCCTGCTTTCTCCCTTTCATCTCTGGGCTCTACTCTTTGATTGTCCTCTTTGTCTCTAACTGAGCTCTGCCTTTGTTGAAGGTCACTGAGCTAGACTCATGTCCCTCATGGCATCTCTCTCAATACTTCTCATGtgttaaagctcttttttttcctgcaagtaaatgctgcatttacttaaaattgtaatattaacaCAAATAGTAATGCTTGCTATTATAACACATTCTGTCTTCTCACATTTTTAGTTTACCAAATCAAGATTTACCGGGTCTCACATTGCTGCAGCAAAGCCAAATCTCAGTTTGGCCAGGAGAACTTCTCAGGCTGAAGACCAGCCCAGCGCAGCAGTGTCTAGTGCCTCTAGACCAAGCACTACAGTCTCTGTAAGTAATGGCATAATCTATATTGTACTCTATGAAGACACGTTTCACGTTCCATTCTATAcaaattattaaactatttaaactatttttttaataacagaaaaccatatattaataaacaaaaaagttatattttataaatagatttcatataaattactattcaaaagttattgATGTTAAGATAGTGTTACTTTTATTGAAAAAGgaggcattaaattgataaaaaaaatctcagacacaaaagatttctattcaaCATCATGTTACaaacgatttctatttcaaataaatgctgttcttcaaaCTTAATTCTGAAAAATACCACCTGTCATATTTATGGACTTTTGTATTTTCTCTCCTCATGTTCCTCAACCTAGTTTGTGTCTCCTCTTGATTATGTCATTCAGTTAATCTGTGTCTAGTTAATTTACTCATTTGTCCCTCATTGGTCTGTCTACTTAAATTTTAGTCTGTTCAGTTTGTCTTGGTCTATGTGTTACTGCCTTCCTTTGTGTGGGttaattaaagattatttaccCTTGATCTCATCTTTGTGTGCTTTCCCCAACACCATAAGTGTGGCAACCACTGTAATGCAGTTTTATTATCAGCTATTTTCACGTTTTCAACTAATAATGAAGGTTTATGTTCaatagaatggtttctgaaggatcatgtaacactgaagactggagtaatgatgctgaaaattggtTCTTGCCACcgtataaataaattacatttcctatttttaaactttaaattgtagtaatgttCCACAATTTAACTATCTTTTtagtttttaactgtattttttatcaaatgcaaccttggtgagcagaataggTTCTTTTATAAACATTTGGGCCTCAAACTTTGCAACTGTAGTGTATGATTTAATCTAGGACGACTAAGTTATTGTAATGTTCTATTTGCAAAATCTATATTTTACTTCATGATTGTACAGACACCAGATCCTACAGTTCCAACCCCTGTCCCCAGAGCCACTGCAGATGTGTCCAATCCCGCTCAGCCATGCAGGACCGTCTCTGTAAGTAATTTCATATTCTGTTGgtccaaaaatgtaattaaatcagcTTTTACCAGACACTTAATGGAGATGTAAAAAGGATTACATGCCATGAAAATTGAATATTACTTTTATAACCAGTAGTTCCTTAAAACACAttcatgctgaaaaaaacaacaacaatcaaacTATTGTCATAATGTCAATTGAGTTTACAT
It includes:
- the LOC113060363 gene encoding uncharacterized protein LOC113060363; translation: MNPDSEETAELIEELNVEERDEDEGFCDVSEDHTIADPEDVLSPPSSTLTLGSSTVVTSSDTAVLGSTSPSLVPDPTPAPSSPGPSGTAVPPFPSETSVSPLSSEPEDAGQDDDDDEETAVDYQNVPGYQHVDKLAEYLVELRGHTALSLTNQEASTIIELWQNLADQDKQRVVYAARHQKRLLSGRFRVPKRPTKTPGVESTIRSVLGASSAPAQWPDCCRLVETIFIRLCNTHPSPKRKGKGTLSRWSLILQDYRRIRQLVLGNSLVMGGTSMQLVEVNQNTLIQWYNNRQKKQELSVLIQGIQLPQPLPEAQEPLQAAKRLRTEPEQSGEQHQYKLPESTAGQAKQRHTSTGRPPLRPKAPTQTTMLVTPSAPGASVQMVPNILIPAAPGFPGVPMLQSVPMFQGMPMAQRLPMVQGMQMVQGMPMVQRMPMVQGMPMVQGIPMVQGMPVVQGMPLLHPTVVQGTSSQPAANPQTMPKRPYKRTVEANTCKKCGHFKTSATGHSQYRAKYTAHSLKLLQKNSG